The Impatiens glandulifera chromosome 3, dImpGla2.1, whole genome shotgun sequence genome contains a region encoding:
- the LOC124929737 gene encoding uncharacterized protein LOC124929737: protein MTSAMLRDRKLEKQMGCMTVFFQMFEKNHIMGANRRFNSTKGLISPPSLVVTTPDSVTTVTPPAPAAVTENEEVVVTRTAATPIPVPAGLPLPVPFPFPPRLSLDSRATMDSRGSLQPKDIRTKLAILSRNGTVADTDDDNQSRSPSVIARLMGIELLPSCPDATNKSELRRSASESRLTRDLSQNQFVDANHSGKQRINHQSPTLSPKQLTTAPPENVANANSQSLMKSEIAGGSQLPRRSIFDSDESFPSYGEMEKRMKMKGVADPSKELDSLKQFIEDRRLKGLLHVNTAIKQKNDFVYEQSLRSAKSHTSLMQSKFIRPHVEPFPSLILCHSSLSDNQPRRIRNGSSSSSSSSYTRKEGPPKAPNPIRGKRQSAIAITKKKSNNEQGRRVSSPSQSPVQSPRNKIPADLSPRNRRQITAEVKPITPIPPPQTDSEKKKPKTEESGGGGKNLLERCDKLLNSIAEMTAAADTQPSPVSVLQYKEESASPSPSLSPPSPVLPRCIDFKGEKGLLEYDVDEYYFKHSITTTTPAIISSEPEFIYLADIFKAITNLPEYIDPFLTVEEQYLLKEKEGSTSTTISKPERKAMFDMVMEIFKQKRRPLPPWTKAAMEADASSLPTLEQIWAEFENIRRKPEDDDVKIEKLLMKMNQKEKEKTKEDEITAEEIVRKDFEKGGKEISGWGGEEPTQEIADIVLDIERQIFKDLITETIHELSFASLSKKLDF from the exons ATGACGAGTGCAATGTTACGCGATCGCAAATTGGAGAAGCAAATGGGATGCATGACCGTCTTCTTCCAAATGTTCGAAAAGAATCATATCATGGGCGCCAACCGAAGATTCAATTCCACCAAAGGACTCATTTCTCCTCCTTCG TTAGTTGTTACAACTCCCGATTCGGTTACAACCGTCACTCCACCGGCACCGGCGGCGGTTACTGAAAATGAAGAAGTGGTGGTTACGAGAACCGCCGCCACTCCGATTCCCGTTCCGGCAGGGCTACCGTTACCGGTTCCATTTCCATTTCCACCTAGGCTTTCACTTGATAGCAGAGCAACTATGGATTCTAGAGGAAGCCTTCAGCCAAAGGATATCCGAACTAAGTTGGCGATTCTCTCACGAAATGGAACTGTTGCTGATACCGATGATGACAATCAAAGCCGGTCTCCCAGCGTCATTGCTAGGCTCATGGGGATCGAACTGTTGCCTTCATGTCCGGATGCTACGAACAAGTCTGAACTTCGTAGATCTGCTTCGGAATCTCGACTTACTAGAGATCTGTCGCAAAATCAATTCGTGGATGCTAATCATTCCGGAAAGCAGCGAATTAATCATCAATCGCCAACACTGTCTCCGAAACAACTGACTACTGCTCCGCCGGAAAATGTAGCGAATGCGAATTCGCAATCACTGATGAAGAGTGAAATCGCCGGCGGATCTCAATTACCGCGTAGGAGCATCTTTGATTCCGACGAGTCTTTCCCTTCCTATGGTGAGATGGAGAAACGGATGAAGATGAAAGGTGTTGCTGATCCATCGAAAGAACTAGACTCATTGAAACAATTCATTGAAGATCGTCGGCTCAAAGGACTTCTTCACGTCAATACTGCAATCAAACAGAAGAACGACTTCGTCTATGAACAGAGTCTCCGGTCGGCTAAATCTCACACTAGCCTAATGCAGTCAAAGTTTATCCGTCCGCATGTAGAGCCGTTCCCATCATTGATATTATGTCATAGCAGTTTGTCG GATAATCAACCAAGGCGGATAAGGAATGGTAGTAGTTCCAGTTCCAGTTCATCATATACTCGTAAGGAAGGTCCCCCAAAAGCTCCAAATCCAATCAGGGGTAAAAGACAATCTGCCATTGCCATAACAAAGAAGAAGAGTAACAATGAACAGGGGAGAAGGGTCTCCTCCCCTTCTCAGTCCCCAGTTCAGAGTCCCAGGAACAAGATCCCAGCCGACCTTTCACCGAGGAACCGACGCCAGATCACTGCAGAGGTGAAACCCATCACGCCAATACCTCCTCCTCAAACTGATTCAGAG AAGAAGAAACCCAAAACGGAGGAAAGCGGAGGAGGAGGGAAGAACTTGTTGGAGAGGTGCGACAAGCTGCTTAATAGCATAGCGGAAATGACAGCCGCGGCCGATACACAACCGAGTCCGGTCTCTGTTCTACAGTATAAGGAAGAATCAGcctccccttccccttcccttTCCCCTCCTTCCCCGGTTCTTCCCCGGTGCATTGACTTCAAAGGAG aAAAAGGACTGCTGGAATATGACGTCGATGAATACTACTTCAAGCACTCTATCACCACCACCACCCCGGCCATCATCTCTTCCGAGCCTGAATTCATCTACCTTGCCGACATCTTCAAAGCCATAACCAATCTTCCTGAATATATCGACCCGTTCTTAACAGTTGAAGAGCAGTACCTGCTAAAAGAGAAAGAAGGGTCTACTAGTACTACAATTTCAAAGCCAGAGAGAAAGGCGATGTTTGATATGGTCATGGAAATCTTTAAACAGAAGCGTCGTCCATTGCCGCCTTGGACAAAGGCGGCAATGGAGGCGGACGCTTCTTCGTTGCCGACGCTGGAGCAGATATGGGCTGAGTTTGAGAATATCCGGCGGAAGCCagaagatgatgatgttaaGATAGAGAAGTTGCTGATGAAGATGAAtcagaaggagaaggagaagacgAAAGAGGACGAAATAACTGCGGAAGAGATAGTGAGGAAGGATTTTGAAAAGGGGGGGAAGGAGATTAGTGGATGGGGGGGTGAAGAGCCAACTCAGGAAATAGCGGATATAGTGCTGGATATAGAGAGGCAGATATTTAAGGATCTTATTACCGAAACTATTCATGAGTTATCTTTCGCCTCTCTTAGCAAGAAGCTCGATTTCTAG